Proteins encoded together in one Wolbachia endosymbiont of Menacanthus eurysternus window:
- a CDS encoding M23 family metallopeptidase: protein MGCNLQKPAPVLFKGEEFYGKRDLESIREYHLFRENIDLSTKEKNRGSTNNFLNPNRNNSKMQNIEINEISYKFVMPIKGTIILTAPSDEICSDGVRIIAQKETSVISSAHGKVIYVGEGIRWYGNLIIVEHKESYITMYSYLRKIYVKIGDEVKQGQVIGSAGKLGIQDKNLQMCFTIRHSGQIVDPLKYISYD, encoded by the coding sequence ATGGGTTGTAATTTACAAAAACCAGCTCCCGTATTATTTAAAGGTGAAGAATTTTATGGTAAAAGAGATTTAGAATCTATAAGAGAATATCACCTTTTTAGAGAAAATATTGACCTTTCAACAAAAGAAAAAAATAGAGGATCTACAAATAATTTTCTTAATCCTAATAGGAATAATAGTAAAATGCAAAATATTGAAATTAACGAAATAAGTTATAAATTTGTGATGCCAATTAAAGGTACTATTATTTTGACTGCTCCTTCTGATGAAATATGTAGTGACGGAGTAAGAATTATTGCTCAAAAAGAAACAAGTGTAATTTCTTCTGCGCATGGTAAAGTAATATATGTAGGTGAAGGAATAAGATGGTATGGAAATTTAATTATAGTAGAACATAAAGAAAGCTATATAACTATGTATTCTTATTTAAGAAAAATATATGTTAAAATTGGTGATGAAGTAAAGCAAGGTCAAGTAATCGGATCTGCGGGTAAATTAGGTATACAAGACAAAAATCTACAAATGTGTTTTACGATACGACATAGCGGTCAAATAGTTGATCCTTTAAAATATATAAGCTATGATTAA
- the leuS gene encoding leucine--tRNA ligase, which translates to MKYDFKKVEKFYQDKWNFSIKKDNKQKKCYVLEMFPYPSGKIHMGHLRNYVIGDVIARYKRGCGFEVLHPIGWDAFGLPAENAARDNNIDPETWTKKNINSMRTQLKSVGLSYNWERELSTCEPYYYKHEQKFFLDFLKFGLVYRKESWVNWDPVDKTVLANEQIINGKGWRSGALIEKRKLFQWFLKITDFAEDLLKCLQSLKDWPEKVRVMQERWIGKSEGVVIEFEIVGINKKLKVFTTSPHTLFGASFLAIAVEHPIIHDIMTLDTFKVLSSKYWDIYVQEKNKLISPYYGGDDIRIKRRIINDNEKYGIYTGLNAKHPFLDKELPLYIVNFVLMEHGGGAIFGCPAHNKCDFEFAQKYNLPIIPVISSVNSVNIETLYPVIIKEKESTTTNSEVMINSEFLNGLTINIAKEVIIKKLEEKRIGKKTISYRLHDWGISRQRYWGCPIPIIYCKACGTVPVPEKDLPIILPIDVDFKKSGNPLDKHPTWKFVDCPKCGRPGERETDTFDTFFESSWYFAAFCSENKSINKNACNHFMPVNYYIGGIEHAVLHLLYSRFFCRALKKCGYLDIEEPFSTLITQGVVCHVTYKDKNGKWLFPEEAKELMIKGIKVQIGKVEKMSKSKKNIIDPNIIIEKYGADTARLFVLSDTPPEKDMEWSDDGIESCFRYINKLWRMVIQLKPINIKFNNENITGQLLEYRKKIHKLLYELTNDLENCKLNCVIAKFRKMTNLIAEIDVKNGRSLIDEGICILIRVIEPFIPHLAGNLWREIGGNSSTTLCLKPWPQAIKSLLIDDMLTIAIQINGKFRKTIRVAANNLDKEELKKMAINSVSNRINRNKIRSVYLIQNKIVNIIV; encoded by the coding sequence ATGAAATATGATTTTAAGAAAGTTGAGAAGTTTTATCAAGATAAGTGGAATTTTTCTATAAAAAAAGATAATAAACAAAAAAAATGTTATGTGTTGGAAATGTTTCCATATCCATCTGGTAAGATTCACATGGGGCATTTGCGTAACTATGTAATAGGGGATGTAATAGCACGTTATAAAAGAGGTTGTGGATTTGAAGTTTTACATCCAATTGGTTGGGATGCGTTTGGATTGCCAGCTGAAAACGCAGCTAGGGATAATAATATTGATCCCGAAACATGGACAAAAAAAAATATAAATAGTATGCGTACACAACTTAAATCTGTGGGTCTTTCCTATAATTGGGAACGTGAACTTTCTACATGCGAGCCATATTATTACAAACACGAACAAAAGTTTTTTCTAGATTTTTTAAAATTTGGACTTGTATATCGAAAAGAGTCATGGGTTAATTGGGATCCAGTTGATAAAACGGTACTTGCGAACGAGCAAATAATTAACGGAAAAGGGTGGCGTTCAGGTGCGCTCATTGAAAAACGTAAATTATTTCAATGGTTTTTAAAAATTACTGATTTTGCTGAAGATTTATTAAAATGTTTACAATCTTTAAAAGATTGGCCAGAAAAAGTCAGAGTAATGCAGGAGCGTTGGATAGGAAAATCTGAAGGTGTTGTTATAGAATTTGAAATAGTTGGTATAAATAAAAAACTAAAAGTTTTTACAACTTCTCCTCACACTTTATTTGGAGCTTCTTTTCTAGCGATAGCAGTAGAACACCCTATTATACATGATATCATGACTTTAGATACTTTTAAAGTTTTATCATCCAAATATTGGGATATTTATGTTCAAGAAAAAAATAAATTGATTTCGCCGTATTATGGCGGAGATGATATAAGAATAAAAAGAAGAATAATAAATGATAATGAAAAATATGGAATTTACACTGGATTAAATGCTAAACACCCATTTCTTGATAAAGAATTGCCACTTTATATTGTTAATTTTGTATTAATGGAACATGGGGGGGGTGCAATTTTTGGATGTCCAGCACATAATAAGTGTGATTTTGAATTTGCGCAAAAGTACAATCTACCGATTATTCCCGTTATTTCTTCAGTAAATTCAGTTAATATTGAAACTTTGTATCCCGTGATAATAAAAGAAAAAGAAAGCACTACTACTAATAGTGAAGTAATGATTAATTCTGAATTCTTAAACGGATTAACTATTAATATAGCAAAAGAAGTGATTATTAAAAAACTCGAAGAAAAAAGAATAGGTAAAAAAACTATAAGTTATCGTTTACATGACTGGGGAATTTCAAGGCAACGTTACTGGGGATGTCCTATACCAATTATATATTGTAAAGCTTGCGGTACTGTACCAGTGCCAGAAAAAGATCTTCCAATAATTCTTCCAATAGATGTGGACTTCAAAAAAAGTGGCAATCCTCTAGACAAGCATCCAACCTGGAAATTCGTTGATTGTCCGAAATGTGGAAGGCCAGGAGAGCGTGAGACTGATACATTTGATACTTTTTTCGAATCCTCTTGGTATTTTGCTGCGTTTTGTAGCGAAAATAAATCTATCAATAAAAATGCATGTAATCATTTCATGCCTGTAAATTATTATATAGGTGGAATAGAACATGCAGTTTTACATTTACTTTATTCGAGGTTTTTTTGTCGTGCTTTAAAAAAATGCGGCTACCTTGATATTGAAGAGCCATTTTCTACTCTAATTACTCAAGGAGTGGTTTGTCATGTAACTTACAAGGATAAAAATGGAAAATGGCTCTTTCCAGAAGAAGCAAAAGAATTAATGATAAAGGGTATCAAAGTCCAAATTGGAAAAGTTGAAAAAATGAGTAAGTCAAAGAAAAATATAATTGATCCGAATATTATTATAGAAAAATACGGTGCTGATACCGCTCGTTTATTTGTATTATCTGATACTCCACCTGAAAAAGATATGGAATGGTCTGATGACGGTATAGAAAGCTGTTTTCGCTATATAAATAAATTGTGGCGAATGGTAATACAATTGAAACCTATTAATATAAAATTTAATAATGAAAATATTACTGGTCAACTTCTCGAATATAGAAAAAAAATTCATAAGCTTTTATATGAACTTACAAATGACTTAGAAAACTGTAAATTGAATTGTGTAATAGCAAAATTTCGTAAAATGACAAATTTAATAGCTGAAATAGATGTAAAAAACGGAAGATCTCTTATTGATGAGGGTATATGTATACTAATTAGAGTAATCGAGCCATTTATTCCCCATCTAGCTGGAAATTTATGGCGAGAAATAGGGGGTAATAGTAGCACAACTCTATGTTTAAAACCTTGGCCACAAGCTATCAAATCTTTGCTAATTGATGACATGCTAACTATAGCAATTCAGATCAATGGAAAATTTCGCAAAACGATTAGAGTAGCAGCTAATAATTTAGATAAAGAAGAACTAAAAAAAATGGCAATAAATTCAGTTTCTAATAGGATTAACAGAAACAAAATTCGTTCTGTATATCTTATACAAAATAAGATAGTAAATATAATTGTTTAA